The Agromyces sp. G08B096 DNA window CCGCGCGCGTGATCTCGTCGCGGCGCTCGCCGGGTGGCTTGCGGGGGGCGCGCGGGCGTTCGACTCTTGACATCTCGGCCCCAGTCTAGGTAGCTTCGGGGCAATTATTGATCAATTGATCAATATTCGCGAGGAGGAACCGATGGCCTGGCGCATGCCCGCCGAGACCGCACCGCACGAGCGCACGTGGATGGCGTTCCCGCGCGAGGGCACGACCCTCGGCGAGGGCGCCGCCGAGCGCGAGGAGGGCTACGAGGCGTGGACCGCGGTCGCCCACGCCGTGGCCGAGTTCGAGCCGGTCACCATGGTCGTCGACCCCGCCGAGCGAGCGCGCGCCCGGCGCATGCTCGGCGACGGCATCGAGCAGGTCGAGGCACCCGTCGACGAGTTCTGGATGCGCGACCACGGCGCCACGTTCGTCGTCGACGACGAACGCCCCGGCGTGCTCGGCGCGGTCGACTGGGTGTTCAACGGCTGGGGCGCGCCCGCCTGGTCGGAGTGGCGGCAGTCCGCCGAGCACGCCCGCCTCATGGCGGGTCTGGTGGGGGCCGAGCTCGTCTCGAGCCTGCTCGTCAACGAGGGCGGCGGCATCCACGTCGACGGCGAGGGCACCGTGCTCGTCACCGAGACGGTGCAGCTCGACCCGCGGCGCAACCCCTACGCCGACCGGGCCCGCGTCGAGGCCGAGCTCGCCCGCACGATCGGCGCGACGAAGGCCGTCTGGCTGCCCCGTGGGCTCACCCGCGACTACGACGACTTCGGCACGAACGGCCACGTCGACATCGTTGCCACGATCCCGTCGCCCGGCGTCCTCCTCCTGCACGACCAGCGCGATCCGTCGCACCCCGACTTCGAGGTGAGCCGCGAGCTGCGCGCGCTGCTGTCGGAGCAGACGGATGCCGCGGGCCGGCGGTTCGAGATCCTCGACCTGCCGGCTCCCGCGACGCTCCGCGACGACGAGGGCGTCGTCGACTACAGCTACGTGAACCACCTCGTCGTGAACGGTGGCATCATCGCGTGCGGGTTCGGCGAGCCCGAGGCTGACGCCAGGGCGCGCGACATCCTCGAAGCCGCCTACCCCGGCCGGCGCGCGGTCACGGTCGACGCGCGACCGTTGTTCGCCCGAGGCGGAGGCATCCACTGCATCACGCAGCAGCAGCCCGCCGTCGGCGCCGCCGGAGCGGGCCGATGAGCGCGTTCGACGTGGTCGAGGCGTCGATCGCCGAGCTCAGGGGCGCCCTCGAGCGCGGCGCCGCAACGAGCGTGCAGCTCGTGCAGGCGTACCTCGAGCGCATCGCCGCGTACGACGCCCCGGGCACGGAGACCGCGCTGAACGCCGTCGTGGTGCCCAATCCCGAGGCCCTCGCCGAGGCCGCCGCGTCCGATGCCCGGCGCGAGCGGGGCGAGCTGCTCGGCCCGCTCGACGGCATCCCGTACACCGCCAAAGACAGTTATCTCGTCCGCGGCCTCACGGCCGCCGCTGGCAGCCTGGCGTTCGAGCACCTCGTCGCGCAGCGCGACGCGTTC harbors:
- a CDS encoding agmatine deiminase family protein: MAWRMPAETAPHERTWMAFPREGTTLGEGAAEREEGYEAWTAVAHAVAEFEPVTMVVDPAERARARRMLGDGIEQVEAPVDEFWMRDHGATFVVDDERPGVLGAVDWVFNGWGAPAWSEWRQSAEHARLMAGLVGAELVSSLLVNEGGGIHVDGEGTVLVTETVQLDPRRNPYADRARVEAELARTIGATKAVWLPRGLTRDYDDFGTNGHVDIVATIPSPGVLLLHDQRDPSHPDFEVSRELRALLSEQTDAAGRRFEILDLPAPATLRDDEGVVDYSYVNHLVVNGGIIACGFGEPEADARARDILEAAYPGRRAVTVDARPLFARGGGIHCITQQQPAVGAAGAGR